The DNA window catttttgacctaatattgaccttaagacatgccagtctgttgcatactgtggcaactcaaaaacaaacacaaagaaaatgttaagcttcatttaacgaaccaaatagctttcaaacaaatgatcaatttagcatgagtactcaaggataaggtgttggagtgatggctgctggaaatggggcctgtctagatttgatttaaaattgcttttttcaaatagtgatggtgctgttttttttacatcagtaatgtcctgactatactttgtgatcagctgaataccactctggtgaattaaagtaccaatttgcaaaatctgtaaattatttaaaaacttttggccaccagtatatatatatacagtgtgtgtgtgtgtgtatatatatatatatatatatatatatatatatatatatatatatatatatatatatatatatatatatatatatacacacacacacacacacacacactgatatatatatatatatatatatatatatatatatatatatatatatatatatatatacatattgtaaTATTTGAATTTTACTTACTTAAATTtacatatatttacttattagaattttaaataaGTGAATCAGGTATGGGTTGCTTGGGTTGTAGTTTAAAATAGCTTTGGGAAGGCTGATTAATTTTAGAAAATCGTTTCATTCGGACGGTTCTTTTCaatcaaaaaaagttttcattcaAAAGTGTCCCGAAGACCCAGTGCGGCATTGTACGGATTTCTTTTAAATAGCTATAATAGTGTTTTCACTATGAGGTTATATAGATTGCgtaaaatgctgtttattgttCCAAAATTATTCACAACAGAGTCATCACTCAGAAGTGTTCTCTGAAGCCCCAGCATGGAATTGTACAtacaaaaaaaaccacaaaaaaaaacagcatttttggcataatgctgattaccacaaaaatttattttgactcgtccctccttttctttaaaaaaagcaaaaatatgggttagcctacagtgaggcacttacaatggaagtgaatggggccaatcagtaataTATgtttatagccacaagacatgaacaatatgcatgttaacatgatttcagagtgataaaatcacttactaacattttctgtgtaaatttatatccaattttacccctttgttgccatgacaacataacgctgtaaaccctaaaacgactgtaaaaacgctGTAtcaaactttacagctcaaattatacacaatttttcacagaataattaatggaagtgcttttattatattataagcgtcacatttctgcctttaaaccctccaaaaattggccccattcacttccattgtaaatgcctcactataacctctatttttgcttttttttttaaagaaaaggagggaccagtcgaaattaaattttgtggtaatcaacattatgccacaaatgcctgAGCTTAATTtatgttgaacccggaatattcctttaaaatagttCTTTGTTGCAGTCTTTTCACTATATGGTTATAGATTGCCttaaatgttgtttattgttCCAACATTATACACAACCaagtcatcactcaaaaatgttttacattttatgtaaaaaatatatattaaattgatGTTTAGCTATAAAAGTATTCTCATTATTAGGTTATAGCTTACTGTAGATTGCGTTATGCTAAATGTTGTTTATTGTTCCAACATTATTGTTAACTGTGAAGAACATCACTAACCACAAAGTTGTCCATCTTGAGaattatgaaaattattaataaaattaatttaccctttttttcccccctcccaTTTCACAGTTTTACTCGCTTACATTTGGGTGATCTCAGAAAGCTTTGCGAATCGGTTCGATCGAGTCATTTAAAGGatcggttcaaaagaacgatttgttCGCGAATCTATTACAATTGATCACTATTACAAAATAAAACTTTAGCAATAACTGATGTATTTAACTGTTGCTATTTTGAGTTCAGGCCTTATTGGTCAATGTATACTTTTtcaaaatagctaaaaaaaataaaataaaataacaaataaaaaacaggttCAAAATTACAACATATTACCATATGATAGACATCTGAAGAGGTAAGGAGATATTCTCATGTTTCAATATACAGTAGGCTATCTTAATGTAGCTATTCAGAAGAGGGTCACAAAGGAGGAAATGTGATCAATGAGAGTATAAGAAGGAAAACGACTTAAACATGGTACGATTTAACTGTTGAGCTTCAAAATAATCGGCAACATCCTGAGTGAACTCCCcccgcctctctctctctctctctctctctctctctctctctctctctcatactgatTATTACTGCTGAACTTTGTGGGCGGCTGTGAGCCGTAATTAAAATACTTCCAGAAAGAAACAGCAGACCACATCAGAAATGCAACCCTCTGTCGGGATCAAACCACATCAAGAGCGTCTCTCTCAGAAACGGTCGCATGATGTGCATCAGTAGGCCGATATAGGCTACTCTCTGTATGGTCTGACACACACCGGGCCTGCAGCGCGACAAATAAATTATTACGAGCAGCAGTTGCCTCGTCCAAAACTGTGCGACAAACAGGGACGCCTAGTGATGTATGGCAAGAGAAGACCAAGGAAGGGTGCCTTCCCACGAGGCTGATAGCATGCGCTGGTGTTGCGCCAAAAGGGCAGGGAGATTTGTAGATGATGGTGCTAATTACGAGAATGGTAACCATAATGCGACCAAGATGGAAGCAATTTAGGCACAAGCATTTGTGTGTTACTCTTCCACCCACTATAGGGCTGCAACACACCAGGAGCTGTAGGGGTTTGAGCTGTATTCACAGTCTGATTTCTGAGAGAAGGTGCACATCAGCTACTGTAGGCCACTACTCTTAATTTTCATGGCCTGATTGGTTAGGATAAGAAGAAACTGTGCTTTAAAAATAAGTTTTGGAGAAActtggttttttttgttgttgttgttgttgttgttgcaaaaatCAGGACTTCTGGATAACAGTAGCATATAAATGGATGTCATTTCCTCAAATAGCAAACTTCAAATTCCCCTGCTCCTCTTCGGATTGCCATGAATGGGACAGCAGGTCTTGATCGCTTTATTCAAAGCATCCGTGCTCGCCCTCATTACCTGTGCTTTATCGGAAATAAAAATATCTGCGACAGACACTTGAATGAATGATTGAGTTGTGCATGGCCACTTGTGTACAATCGCATGCATCTATTCTTCTAAAGGTGTTATAGATGTTTTGAAGCGTGACTGGATGATTTTGGTTCATCATGAAACTCAGTAGGCCGACTATATTTAAAATGATTCAATTGCCGGTGATTATTTGGCATTATTTTgcaacaaacaaatgaaaaagcTTACCAATCAAGTTGTCTGCTTAATAAATGCATGATGCATGTATGCATTTGTTCTTCTGATATATCaagtgctttatttttttattttttactttagagGTCCAGAAACATTCCATGCATACATGTGCATCACCGAAAGCCACGTGTGTATGTCTATGAATGTTATCACCACTGTTAAAATTTTCAACGGCCATGAAAACGGAATTGATAGCGGCTCACCTAGAGGCCAATCATGCTCATGCTTTAATACCACAGTGTGCAATTTTCTTATGTATAATTGGACTTGTTGAtctttcaaaagaagaaaactctGCAATCcttggatctctctctctctctctctctctctctctctctctctctctctctctctctctctctttgtgacGCGGTTTTCCGCTGTAAGCCATCCGTGTGTAGTGGCTGTGTAATTTTATCCACACTGCAACCTCTTGGTTCACACAAGACTGATACCTTGCCTCCCCTTTTCCTTTGTATCAACTGGTCGGGGTTCAGGCTATTGTTGCAGGAGGGCTCTTTTATTTCTGTGCACACACTGTCGATCAGCGAAATCTCACGATAGCCTCCCTGTGAAACCGACTGCCGTTTTTTCGGTTCAGATACAGTCTGTTTGGAGAGGAGAGAGCAACCCATGAGCACCAACGAGGCGAACGCATGCTGTTGCCGCCGAGTCGGCTTTAACAGATGACCAGGGCTTTcctctcaaacatattaaagagagGACAGAGGGATACataaagttgtttctttttcCCCCCTTCTTTTTACTGGATCACTGCTTTGCGCCACTGACAAATGAGACTTCTTTAATGGGACCCCGAGTGCCAGCTCTTTCTATTCCAGCGAGCTTTTGCCGATATCCCGCCATGCCACAATGGATATAATTCTGCTCTGGTTGTTACTGAGCTTCTTGGATCCGAGTTCGCAGGAATCTCTAGCTCCGAGGCTGACCAGGACCCCAAGGGCGCCTTGTGCCAGGGGCCAGGCGTGTGACCCAAGGCAGCGGCGAGATGCTGGCGGACGCGGCGGGGTTTACGAGCACCTCGGGGGAGCTCCAAGACGCAGAAAACTTTACTGCGCCACGAAATATCACTTGCAGATTCACCCAAACGGAAAAATAGACGGATCTCTGGATGAAAATAATCCATTCAGTGAGTACACTGTTATTACGTTTAATATTTGTGAATGTCAGTTTCTGAcattgtcagaatcagaatcatttattgccaagtatgcttacacatacaaggaatttgtcttggtgacagaagcttccagtgcacaaacaatacagcaacaagacagagataataataacaaaatagaataaaaataaaaaagagaatatatatatatatatatatatatatatatatatatatatatatatatatatatatatatatatatatatatatatatatatatacacacgtatgTATACatccaaatacaaatctgttatatacagatgcaagggaatgtatggcagaagaggtagggtgtgttggataaatataaatagactaagctgtgtattcaGCCTATTTGCTGACAGAACTTATCACAGATTTTCATCTGTGATAACTGTGCAAATAGGAAAACATTTAGCCCTTACAATACATTCCACACTAAACAACTAACATCAAGGTAGCCTATTAAACGTGTCTTTGTAATATGGGGGAAGATAAAACAATTGTAATCAACATTCATAACACAATAAAATGGAGATAAAGGCAACGATCGAAACTTATTTATGgacttttttccccctttttttttcatATCCAGCACAGCCTTTGAGTAAATACAAAAATAGCGTTTGCTTCAAATGGAGCAACATATTAGAAAGTAAAAACAGTAAATAGTTCAcgatatggcattatttttggacTCTGCATGACTTACATTGTAAAGACAATTCACTGTCAACGAGTGGGGTATTTTATTACAATCTTGAATTGTCTGTCTTTCAATTTACGCGTTCATTTATCGGTCTTAAATGTCCTATTAGTTAAATCCGAGTGCTCATAGACATTACCATTTGAAAACAGGATTGAACAGACAGTTTAACATAATGACTTAGACAACGGATGTGTTTATCCAACGTAAAAGGATGATTATTCGAAACAGAAGAATGAGGAGAGCCAttaatcagtggaaacaggagaTGAATAAACATCCTCTTAAAGAGGCGTTTAGTGTCTGTATATCTAACCTGACAGGGTATGTTGTATGTAGATGTTGTATGTGCCTCATTCAacgcaaaacatatatatatatatgtatatatatatatatatatatatatgagagagagagagagagagagagagagagagagagagagagagagagagagagagagacagagacagagagagacagacagagagagagagagagagagagagagaaagagagagagacagacagacagagagagacagagagagagaaagagagagagagagagatttaaaaaCTAAGAGCATACAACATATCATTTAAAATACGTCATACTGAAAAATTCCTAATTATTTAATATAGGTTGCATTGTAGAGGTAGCGTATATCGGTAGTTTAATGATCCCTAAGTCGAATAAATTAACAAATTCTTAAAATTTAAGCTCATTTATATCAAATGCCATACACTTCAAGATTTAAATGAACTgtcaaacttaaaaataaaaaaaaaaaaaaaaaaaaaatatatatatatatatatatatatatatatatatatatatatatatatatatatatatatatatatatatatatataattttatttaatcttCCTTATTTATTTGTCTTATTATTATTCCATCTTAAATGTTATTCAtagagaccttttttttttttataaaccatTTCTAAAAAAGCACTTGCTCGTTCAGTCTAACAATGTAGGAATATTTGTACATGCAGATGCCATTTCTACAGCATGCACAATCAATAGTGTTTCGCTCTTTTTCTAGGCATACTCGAGATCACAGCTGTGGATGTTGGTGTGGTGGCGATCAAGGGCCTTTTTTCAGAAAGATACCTGGCTATGAATGAGAAAGGACGTCTGTATGCTTCGGTAAGTGTTATGTCACGTCGAAAAATCAAGTAGCTGAAATTGGGCTTGCTCTTGGATCAGATAACATGTAGGGGCCTTTAGAGGCTATCGCCACATGGTGGTGTTTTCATGCGTAACGACAATGCCCACATGCTGCTAAATTACTGAGAGTTTGATTACTGGGATTTGTTTCTCACTAGGAACCTTGTCActtaaatttctggtcaccagAGGGTGATAACCTCATTCAAGGATATGGTCATTACTTTTGGCAGGTTACTGTGAGTGTGCAATCAATGGGCCGAGTTAAATGTTGTAGTTTTTTCAAAATTGTGGGTGAAATGAATCACTTTGTAAAAGTGTCTAATATACCCGGATGATACCCGAAAAGATAACTTTATATAAAAGCATACCCATTCACAGAAAAATAACATTAACGTGTTAAAAGATGTAGTTCACATGCTTTAGTTGTTTTAGTTATTGCAACATCAAAATGATCACAAGTTCTAACACAGCACATTTGTACTCTTTCAGGAAGTCTTCAACCGAGAGTGTGAGTTTCTGGAGCGCATTCATGAGCTAGGCTATAACACCTATGCATCGCGGCACCATGCAACCACCCAGCCACCCCAAGCAGGGTCCGGTCCAGGGGGTGGCAAGCGCCGTGCCAGTTCTAAGAGGCAGTGGTACGTGTCCATTAATGGAAAGGGTCGGCCCAGGAGGGGCTTTAAGACACGGAGCACAGACAAAGCTTCCCTCTTTCTGCCCCGTGTTCTGGGCAACAAGGACCACGAGATGGTTCGCAAGCTCAGAGAGAGCCAGCGACATCAGACAGGTGCTCACAAAGTCCCTGTGGGTCGAGCAGAGCGCAGAAGACGGCGACACAGGGGCTCCAAAGGCCACAGAAGGGCTGACATTTAACACTCTCTTCACACAGATGGAGAAGAGATCCAAAGCCACTGCAAGAATTAGAACTGAGAGTCAAACAGACCAAAAGAGTCACGGAATGCCTTGGGAGAGGACTATTTCCAAGAAAACCTTTTGGGGAATTATGCTACAACATTTGGCATAGGGCTTCCATGAAgagaaatatctttttttttctcacttttaaAAAACGGCAGCATCTGAGATATACAGACACTCCAAAGAATGTTTAAGTGACCAAAATTAACACTACTGAAAGTTTTGTCTTTTCCTTTTTATGACATGAAACATGTCAGGCTCTTTTTAAAGTCTTTTCTGTACATGACATGTAATTATTGTGTATATAGTTGTACAGTCATTGACTTTTTTATTTGAGCAAAATAACATAGAGTAAATGTTTGAAATCTTGAATTAGGATGCCATACAAGTGCTTGACATTGCCGATGACGTGTTATGTTATTGGACTACGACTTTTATAGATGGTGTACAGACTAGcacttttttccttattaaagtataaaatagaaaacaaagaaacaaataaaacagatgCTTTTTAACTTACATGTGATAGGCTACTGTTCTTAAACTGCAATCAGGAGTACTTTGTATATTACTAAagtaatacatatttattttgtttatatgtttttaagttattgatgACATAGTTTCTACACTTCCAAATATCAAAGATTTTTCTTCAAAAGAGActgaaacataaaaaagaaagtagTCACATTTGTTAGAATAACACTGTTATCTATAATATTTCAAGTGAACAACTGGTCCCGTATAAGTAGACTCTTCAGTTTCCTTTTTCTTAATACAAATGTGAGTCTAAATATAATGACATCAACTCTTGAGACATTGTTTTGATAAATGTCATATGTATGGAACACTGTAAGCAGAGTAATGCATTAAAATGCCATTGTTCAACACTGAAAGCTAAACATCTGGAGGAATGTCACCAATAAATTATACGAAAGTATATATTTTTGCCTTACTgcttacactcaaaaaaaaaaaaaaaggatttttgcagattgttcagtttacttaattaaaataaactaaagcaacacaattctagaacattttgtcttaaCTTGATTTCATTACGCTCTATACAATTAAATTTGTGAaactgaagtttacttaatcaatCTGAGttaggactacatgaatactttctgtagcattgatgaaactgggcaggggatttctgtttcccagcatgctttgcaggggactggatggggtgaactAATGTGTTACTTTATgcattttatagtaaaataagaataggaggagatttgttcatgtttaatgttgtgttatattggcatttaaagggattgtttgtTATGCTGGAGTTTTTGGAGTgcattgtggtgaagattggcgCTTGTTCTTAGGTTAAGGATGAACTCTCACTTTCAGTGAAGTTTGGTTTGAatgctgcttagctctataagcagttgctatcaaactgacaatgcaacagtttcactgtcgtTACATTTGCTCATActaatggttaataaaataaatttcgtTGGACCAACTTAAGACAATTAATTAGATGTTATCTAATTGTTCTGACAAAATGAATTTAAGTTTGTACAACTTGAactagagcatttttttttttttttgttggaatttaatttaattgcatggaaaagtttTCCTCAATTTAATTAAGATCAGTGAACTTATCATTATACAGTAAATGATAAATGATTTAACATATTAGTGTACTTAAATGCTAAGTTTTAGTGTGCATTGCTCTTcattcaactatatatatatatatatatatatatattatggagcTTAAGTAATGTTGGTGAATGAATAATCCTGTTCCATGTTTCAGATATATTCCGCCCAACTGTGAAAGTGATCGCATAGGTATTGAAGTCTCTAAGCGGTCCAGCAAAAAGGGAGTTCCTCTTGGGACCATCCCCCTCCTTTTCCTAAACTGCCTCAAGTGAAATCATCTgggaaaagtgcatttaaaaaaaatagaagaaagcAAGCAAGGACTCTTTTTAACAAATTTATGTTCATATAAAGtgctaatatttgtattatttaaaaaaaaaaatttaaatctgtgTTTTAGCTTCTCAGAGAGTGACTTCTTACAGCAAGAACAGAGATGTGTGCCTCTGAAACCTATAGGAAAAAAGAAGTGTTATTCTATACTTCACAGGTTCGAGAGCTTCCTGGCGGTCACAATGGAATTTCTCTGGGGGAACCTGGGAAGCCGTGTCGCTTGAGACATTCTTCCTCCTTTTTCTAAACGACGAGAGCCTGAGATCTGAGAAAAAGGCAATCAAAAAACTTGTCTTAGAAAGTGTAATGCGTTGTGTAGTTTATGAAAGCCGAACTCTTATATTACTCAACAGGAATGCAGGACTAGATAAATGGCACTTTTTGAATGAACCTTTTTGTTCCCATCCTGATACCTTATTTTGACATAGCTACtgattcatatactgtatacataaaaaCATAACATGGGGGCCGTGATTAAATCTTTCCGAGAaatcaaatattaatatattttatatttgctcCTATTTATCAACCAGGGTTAAATAGAAGACTGCTTCCTTTCCTAATAAATATAACTTTGTGATcattttcacaaataaaaaatgcacaagCAATGGTTTGCCCTCAGATATAATCTATATGGGAAACAGAAGATTATGCATTATATTCTGCAttatataatgcatttattagGGTATAATGGGGCTATATACCATTCTTTCAAgttattaaaaatcttttgatttaatgaccttgaacaaaactgaaaatgataaataagtattttgtctcaaaataaatgtgttaatttcagggatttttatTAGATACATAAATGTGCATCatgttaaaaaatagaaaaaagtgcTTTCATAGTTTTTGTTGCTACTTagttttttgggagaaaatacaattaaattagcTTTTTACCTCGTTGCATTATATTTAGCTTTatacaaattaaaagtaaaaaagtaaaataataataataataatgcacttAGGTTATGGGACTCTGGCTGTCtatccaaataaataattaaataaataaaaataactgcgTTTATCCTGCGTGCAAAGTTTGCCATGCTTTTTGGTCCAAGTTTTAAGTACTTATTCAGGCACACGACGCCCCTATTAGTTCAGTGGCATATAACAAGTAAACAGAGACCCAGGGGTTAAGGTTCAGCGTCCCGATCGAGCGACTTCTGATGACCTGCAATTCAACAATGACGCGTCTGCCGCCATGTCAAGGGGATATAGGCGCTCATTAACGTATGGCTGCCAAAACTCTTCAAGGCCAGCAGAGTTCATCTTAAGATCATAATATGCGCATTTCATTTCCAATGAACACAGACCGTTTGCATGCAAGCAGCgcacaatagaaaaaaaaaaaaaaagaaacaatacaATGTAAAAAAGCAAACATGAATTCCGAAAAAAcaattgaatggattataaacCTATTGATTAAATTACTCAACGAGTGGTTTCTCAGAAAGTCCTGCACTGGTGAAAAACTGCTCCAATTAAAATCTCTGCGATTCAGCCTCATTCTTCTCTGGTCCGAGGGCCTGAAAGGGCTGCTCCTCGTGCCCATCTAATTGGTATCGTTAGGAATTCCTCAAGTATTGACCCAGCGAAGCCTGAGGGGTCTTTGTTCGTACATACAGGCCTCCTACTGGCCATCTTTGTAGACTTCTATGAGTTGCTGACCTCTGCATTAGCATCACGTCATCTTAATGAAATTGCTTCCGGCTTTACCTTTTATTAAGTGATACATTTAGCCTATTATAATGTGATGGATGTATGGGGAAAATGTTGTATTAAGCTGTAAAATTATTTTGAACAAATGTAAGACAGCAATGCTGTGAGCACTGTATTATTGCAAATGCATTTTTGtataagctatatatatatatatata is part of the Myxocyprinus asiaticus isolate MX2 ecotype Aquarium Trade chromosome 2, UBuf_Myxa_2, whole genome shotgun sequence genome and encodes:
- the LOC127412078 gene encoding fibroblast growth factor 3-like, with protein sequence MDIILLWLLLSFLDPSSQESLAPRLTRTPRAPCARGQACDPRQRRDAGGRGGVYEHLGGAPRRRKLYCATKYHLQIHPNGKIDGSLDENNPFSILEITAVDVGVVAIKGLFSERYLAMNEKGRLYASEVFNRECEFLERIHELGYNTYASRHHATTQPPQAGSGPGGGKRRASSKRQWYVSINGKGRPRRGFKTRSTDKASLFLPRVLGNKDHEMVRKLRESQRHQTGAHKVPVGRAERRRRRHRGSKGHRRADI